DNA from Desulfarculus baarsii DSM 2075:
ATGGGCATCCGCGGCCCCCTGGGCAACAGCTATCCCCTCAAGCAGATGGAGGGCAAGAACGTGGTCATCGTGGCCGGCGGTTTCGCCGTGACCACCCTGCGCTCGACCATGAACTGGCTGCTGCACCCGGACAATCGCGATCGTTACGGCAAGATCACCTTCATTTACGGCGCGCGCACCCCGGGCATGCTGCTCTACGAAAACGAGTGGCGCAACTGGATGCAACGCGGCGACTGCGACATCCACGTGACCATCGACCGCGATTGCGAAGGCTGGGACTGCCTGGTGGGCTTCGTGCCCTCGGTCACCGAGCAGGTCGCCCCGCCGGCCGAAAATTCCGTGGCCCTGATTTGCGGCCCGCCGATCATGATCAAGTTCACCCAGCCGGTCTTTGACAAGCTGGGCTGGCAACCCGATCAGATCGTCCTCAGCCTGGAAAACAGGATGAAGTGCGGCATCGGCATCTGCGGCCGCTGCAACGTGGGGCCATATTACGTCTGCAAGGACGGCCCGGTCTTCACCAAGGAGCAACTGGACAAGCTGCCAAGCGAATACTAGCAGCCAAGCAAGGGGGCGGCCCGAGCGCCCCCTTTAAAAATACATAAATACCCTAGCTAAACCATGGGTTTCGTTTTCATCCTGTCGCCAGGGAGGAAGAAATGCCCCAGGCCATCACACCCAAAACGCTCTCGCAAGAGGCGCACGAAAAGCTCAAGAAAGCCAACCTCAACCTGTGCCTGACCTGCGGCACCTGCAGCGGCGGCTGCCCGATCACCGGCAACCCCAGCGAGGACATGCAGGGCATGGATATCCGTAAGGTTTATCGCATGCTGGCCTATGGCATGGTCGACGAAGTGGTCAATTCGCGTTTCCCCTGGCTGTGCACCGGCTGTGGCCGCTGCGCCGCCGCCTGCCCCATGGACATCGACACGCCGGCGATCATGGGCTACATGAAGCACTTGCGCCCCCGCGATCAGGTGCCGGGCATCCTGCACAAGGGCGTCGAGCAGGTGTTGGCCACCGGCAACAACATGGGCATCTCCAAGGAAGACTATCTTTTCACCATGGCCGACATGGGCCGCGAGATGGCCGACGATTGCTGCCCCGGCTTTTACGTGCCCGTGGACAAGCAGGACGCCGACATCCTCTTCTTCCCCAACTCCAAGGAAGTCTACGGCGACTTCGAGGACATGCTGTGGTGGTGGAAGATCTTCTACGCGGCAAAGGAAAACTGGACCATCCCCAGCGAGAACTGGGAGGCCGTGGACTGGGGCTTGTTCACCGGCAACTACGAGGCCACGCGCATCCTGGCCCAGCGCAAGATCGACATGATGAAAAAGTTCAACATCAAGCGCATGATCATGCCCGACTGCGGCGGCGGCTCCTATGGCTGCCGCATGGGCATGAAGACCTGCGCCATCGATGATCCCAACAACGTGGTCAACTGGATTTATCTCTACGACTACCTCAAGGAGATCATCGCGCAGGGCCGCGTCAAGCTGGACAAGAGCGTCAACGCCGGCAAGATTTTCACCTGGCACGACAGCTGCAAACACGGCCGCGAGTTGGAGCGCCATTATGGCCACGGCTACTTCGATGAGCCCCGCTGGATTATCCAGCAGTGCGTCGACGAGTTCGTGGACATGGAGCCCAACCGCATGAACGGCAACTGCTGCGGGGCCGGCGGCGGCAACTGGCCCATGCCCTACGAGGCCGACTCGGTGTGGCACGGCCGCAAGAAGTTCGAGTCGATCAAAAACAGCGGGGCCCACGTGGTGGTGGTGGGCTGCTCCAACTGCCACGACCAGATCATGAAGCGCCTGCCCAAGTTCTACACCGACTATAAATACGAGGTGAAATACATCTGGGAGTTGGTGGCCGACTCGCTGGTCATCGAACCCTGGGACGACGACATGGTGGCCAAGGCCGAGGCCGAAGCCGCCGAGCAGTGGGAGCGCCTGGGCGTGGACCTGGACGCCGGATACTAGGCCAACGCCTCGCGACGACGCCGGCGGTCGGGGATGGTTGTCTCCGACCGCCGCTTTTTTCGCCCCAAGCGCCAAAAAACCTGGATCAAAAAAGCGATCGGGCGGACTATAGGACAAAGGCTCGTGACGAAAACAACTTGCGCTAGGGTGAAACCAAGCGATGCATTCGTTGACGGAGGCCTTTGCCTTCTCGGCCATCGTGGGCCAGGAATCGATGAAACAAGCGCTGCTGCTCAACGCGGTCAACCACATGGTTGGCGGCGTGCTGATCCGCGGCGAAAAAGGCACGGCCAAATCCACCGCCGTGCGCGCCCTGGCTGCCTTGCTGCCACAGATCCTGGTGGTCGAGGGCTGCCCCTTTGGCTGTGATCCGGCCGCGCCGGCCAAACTATGCCCTTATTGCGCCCAGCGCCTGGCCAAAGGCGAAAAACTGCCGAACCTCCTGCGCAAGGCTAGGGTAGTCGATCTGCCGATGGGCTCCACCGAGGACCGCTTGTTGAGCTCGTTGGATTCGGAACGGGCCATCAAGCACGGCGAAAAGCACTTCGAGCCGGGCATCCTGGCCGAGGCCAACCGCGGCGTGCTCTAGGTCAACGCGGTGAACCTGCTGGAGGATCACATCGTCGACGTGTTGCTGGACCGCTTTGGCCTGTGCGCCCAAAAGGCCCACGCCGCCGGTCACCGCGCCGAGATCGTCATGCGCCGCGCGGCCTTGGTTTTGGTCCATCGCCGCCGCACGCCGTCGCCAAAGCCGGTACAGCGGCCAGAAAAACCGCATGAGCGACATCCCGAGCCGAATGCGTGCCGAGACGCTGCCGGACGCGTTACGCCTGGAGGAGCGCGGGCGCTGAACGGTGGCGCGGGCGAGGCAAAATTATAGCGAAGATAACCACTTGCGGGCTAGGTCGCGGTTTTTCTGACACAAACGTGACAAAGCATTCACGCGCTGTCGTTAACGGTTTCCCCCGCGCCAAGTGTAGTCCAGATTGTGTAAAGATTTGAAAAATGGGCTTGCGTCATAATCGTAAATAGAGTACTCAATAATAATCGCTGGCTGAACATCGATCAAATACTGTAGAGCACCACGCCTGCCCAACGCTCGAAACAAACTGCACGCAAAGGGTTGTAACTCGTGATTGAAACCGACGGCAGAACCATGACCAAGCGCAATGACAGGCAACACGCAAAGTCACTCAAGGAAAAACCGTACAAAGTCGGCCTGCAGAAAGCGCAATATTTTTTGCCGGGGGCGGCGAGTTCGCCAGAGAGAAAACCACTGAAAGTTTGCATTTTAGCCTGTGACATAGTTGGACCTATCCGTAACGGTGGAATCGGTACGGCCTATACTTATCTTGCCAGATTTCTGAAGCACCATGGACACGATGTAACCATTCTTTATACCTTAGGAAAGTATTGCGAAATTGGAACAATTGACCAATGGATAGAATTTTATAATAATGAAGAAATAGAGTTTATTCCGCTACCACATATTCTTTCAACACGATTCGCCGACAATGGAATATCCGATTCGGTGCGTCAGTCATATGACGCCATGGCCTGGCTTAAAGACAAACAATTCGACGTGGTGCACGTAAGCGAATGGCGCGGCATAGGTTATTTCCCATTGTTGGCGAAACGTTTGGGATTGTTGGAGCACCCACCGCACTTCGTCGTCAAATGCTCGTCGCCGACATTGTGGGCCAACAAGGGCGGTTGGCAACTGCCAATGCGCTTGGTCGAGCTTTCCTATGAACGTCTGGAACGTTGCTCGGTGGAATGGGCCGACACCGTGATTAGTGGATCATCAGACCTTCTCGACTGGATGATCGAGCACGGGTACGATCTGCCTGCGGAAACATATTCTCACAAGAATATTTTACCGCTCATCGATGATTTTTTGGATGGCAGTAAAACAGGCAAGCGCGAACAGGTCGACGAACTAGTATTTTTTGGCCGCTTGGAGCCACGCAAGGGCATTGAGCTTTTTTGCCGCGCCTTGGATATGTTCAGGCATTCAGACGTCAAACCACGTAAAATCACCTTCCTGGGAAAACGATCAAACCTTTTCAATATAAAAGATGCTTTAGCCGCGCGAAACTATCTTGGAATTGAATTTGAGATTATTGACAACGCCTCTCAACCAGAAGCGATTCGTTATTTAAAGGAACCAGGACGGCTGGCGGTGATGCCTTCCATCCTGGAAAATTCTTCATTTTGCATTTACGAGTGTTTGGCATATGGCATTCCCTTTGTGGCTAGCGGCACCGGCGGCAATCCAGAATTGGTCGCGCAAGAATATCACGACGAAGTAATGTTTCCCCTGATGCCATCGGCAATCTTCAAAAGCATTGTCAACGCGCTGAAGAATGGCGCCATAAACCCCGCTCCATCGTTTTCGCTTGAAGAAAGCGAGTCCATTTGGTCGGACTGGCACTATTCGCTTTCCAACGTCCTGGCCGCGGAACGTAGCTCGCGCAAAACCAACGCTATCGAATCGATAAGTGAACCGCCCTTGATATCAGTGTGCCTCTCCACCTACAATCGGTCACACGGCGCGCGCCGCGCGATCGAATCGATAAAGGCGCAGGATTATCCAAATATTGAAATATTGGTCGTGGATGATGGCACGGACAACCCATACGACATGGCCGAAATGCGCCGCATCGCCGACGAGTTGCACTCCGAAGGCCACAGGGTCGTATTTCAGGAAAATCAATATCTTGGCGCGGTAAGAAACAAGTGCATTTCTGAAGCCAGGGGTGAGTATCTATTTTTCCACGACGACGACAACGTAGCATTGCCTGGTGAAATCAAGAAAATGTTTTCGGCCATGCAAAAAACAGGCTGCGATATTCTGACTACATTTGGTTATAAATATGTCGAAGAAGACGATGAATTCGCCTCTTACGAAGAAATAATACAAAAAGATTTGTCACATTGTGACATCATTCCTTTTTTGGGTGGAGGCTTGGCGCTTGGCCTATTCAAAAACGTATTTGGCGATTCAAACAGCCTGCTGAAAAAGCAGGTCGCCATCGACGTGGGTGGATTCACCACGGATTATGGCATTATCCAGGAAGACCATGAGTTCTTCGCAAAATGCGTTCTAGCTGGCAAAAAGTTGCTGGTTTACCCCGAACCCACATATATATACCGCTGGTCAAACCGCGGCATGATGCGTTCACAAAGCGCAATCGCCGGGCGTTTGCGCGTCGCCAGAGCGTACACGCAGCACATCCCCCGCGAACTGGAACAGATCATTTACATGGCCCAGTCACAGTTTTTTGAAAACAATAAAAACGCCAATTTCGTGCGTCTGATGACGCCATGGATTGAAAGCATCGGCGAGGTGAGCGAGCTGATGAAGAACATGACAAAAAAAGGCTAGGCCCGGAGCTTGTCAATGAACATTTTGATCACCGGCGGCGCTGGATTCATCGGCGTTAACCTCACGGCTAAACTCAACGCTATTGGTGTCTCCCCGCGCATAATCGATAATGAAGTTTTGGGCAAGGAAGCCAACCTGGCTGGCCTATCCTATACTTATATCAAGGCCGATATCCGCGACGCCAACGCCTGCATCGACGCCGTCAAAGGCATGGACTGCGTGGTCCATCTGGCCGCCGACACCAGGGTCATTCCTTCCATCGAAAACCCGCGTTTCAACTTTGACAACAACACGTTGGGCACCTTCAACCTGCTGGAAGCCATGCGTCAAACCAAGGTCGGACGCATCGTCGCCGCCTCCACCGGCGGGGCCATTTTGGGCGAAAGAACGCCGCCTGTGCATGAGGAAATGCTGCCCAAGCCTGTCTCGCCTTACGGCGCGTCAAAACTGGCCATGGAAGGCTATTTGTCGGCCTTTGCCGGCAGTTACGGCATCGCCGCCACGGCACTGCGTTTCTCCAACGTTTATGGTGAACGCAGCATACATAAAGGCAGCGTGGTCGCGGCGTTTTTCCGCAGAATCATCGCCGGAAAATCGATAACAATATATGGCGATGGCGAGCAAATACGCGATTATGTCTACATTAAAGATCTCTGTGACGGCATCATCAAGGCCGTCAATTCCGGCAAGGCCGGCGTGTTTCAATTGGGCACGGGCATTCCCACCACGCTCAATCAACTGGTCGCGCTCATGCGTGAAGTGACCGGCCGCGAGATCGAAGTTTTGTACGAGCCGTTCCGCGACGGCGAAATCCGT
Protein-coding regions in this window:
- a CDS encoding (Fe-S)-binding protein; this encodes MPQAITPKTLSQEAHEKLKKANLNLCLTCGTCSGGCPITGNPSEDMQGMDIRKVYRMLAYGMVDEVVNSRFPWLCTGCGRCAAACPMDIDTPAIMGYMKHLRPRDQVPGILHKGVEQVLATGNNMGISKEDYLFTMADMGREMADDCCPGFYVPVDKQDADILFFPNSKEVYGDFEDMLWWWKIFYAAKENWTIPSENWEAVDWGLFTGNYEATRILAQRKIDMMKKFNIKRMIMPDCGGGSYGCRMGMKTCAIDDPNNVVNWIYLYDYLKEIIAQGRVKLDKSVNAGKIFTWHDSCKHGRELERHYGHGYFDEPRWIIQQCVDEFVDMEPNRMNGNCCGAGGGNWPMPYEADSVWHGRKKFESIKNSGAHVVVVGCSNCHDQIMKRLPKFYTDYKYEVKYIWELVADSLVIEPWDDDMVAKAEAEAAEQWERLGVDLDAGY
- a CDS encoding NAD-dependent epimerase/dehydratase family protein; this encodes MNILITGGAGFIGVNLTAKLNAIGVSPRIIDNEVLGKEANLAGLSYTYIKADIRDANACIDAVKGMDCVVHLAADTRVIPSIENPRFNFDNNTLGTFNLLEAMRQTKVGRIVAASTGGAILGERTPPVHEEMLPKPVSPYGASKLAMEGYLSAFAGSYGIAATALRFSNVYGERSIHKGSVVAAFFRRIIAGKSITIYGDGEQIRDYVYIKDLCDGIIKAVNSGKAGVFQLGTGIPTTLNQLVALMREVTGREIEVLYEPFRDGEIRHTYCDIAKARRELGFDPATPLKDGLTATWNWFLAQ
- a CDS encoding FAD/NAD(P)-binding protein; this encodes MRNTYVPYPVRIKDVIVETEDKQLRSFWFEFINPEDAEAFNYTPGQFAELSISGYGEIPIGIASSPTEGKDVLFTVNKVGVVSSQLHNMKPGDVMGIRGPLGNSYPLKQMEGKNVVIVAGGFAVTTLRSTMNWLLHPDNRDRYGKITFIYGARTPGMLLYENEWRNWMQRGDCDIHVTIDRDCEGWDCLVGFVPSVTEQVAPPAENSVALICGPPIMIKFTQPVFDKLGWQPDQIVLSLENRMKCGIGICGRCNVGPYYVCKDGPVFTKEQLDKLPSEY
- a CDS encoding magnesium chelatase, which gives rise to MHSLTEAFAFSAIVGQESMKQALLLNAVNHMVGGVLIRGEKGTAKSTAVRALAALLPQILVVEGCPFGCDPAAPAKLCPYCAQRLAKGEKLPNLLRKARVVDLPMGSTEDRLLSSLDSERAIKHGEKHFEPGILAEANRGVL
- a CDS encoding glycosyltransferase; amino-acid sequence: MIETDGRTMTKRNDRQHAKSLKEKPYKVGLQKAQYFLPGAASSPERKPLKVCILACDIVGPIRNGGIGTAYTYLARFLKHHGHDVTILYTLGKYCEIGTIDQWIEFYNNEEIEFIPLPHILSTRFADNGISDSVRQSYDAMAWLKDKQFDVVHVSEWRGIGYFPLLAKRLGLLEHPPHFVVKCSSPTLWANKGGWQLPMRLVELSYERLERCSVEWADTVISGSSDLLDWMIEHGYDLPAETYSHKNILPLIDDFLDGSKTGKREQVDELVFFGRLEPRKGIELFCRALDMFRHSDVKPRKITFLGKRSNLFNIKDALAARNYLGIEFEIIDNASQPEAIRYLKEPGRLAVMPSILENSSFCIYECLAYGIPFVASGTGGNPELVAQEYHDEVMFPLMPSAIFKSIVNALKNGAINPAPSFSLEESESIWSDWHYSLSNVLAAERSSRKTNAIESISEPPLISVCLSTYNRSHGARRAIESIKAQDYPNIEILVVDDGTDNPYDMAEMRRIADELHSEGHRVVFQENQYLGAVRNKCISEARGEYLFFHDDDNVALPGEIKKMFSAMQKTGCDILTTFGYKYVEEDDEFASYEEIIQKDLSHCDIIPFLGGGLALGLFKNVFGDSNSLLKKQVAIDVGGFTTDYGIIQEDHEFFAKCVLAGKKLLVYPEPTYIYRWSNRGMMRSQSAIAGRLRVARAYTQHIPRELEQIIYMAQSQFFENNKNANFVRLMTPWIESIGEVSELMKNMTKKG